The following proteins are encoded in a genomic region of Nicotiana sylvestris chromosome 4, ASM39365v2, whole genome shotgun sequence:
- the LOC104227432 gene encoding uncharacterized protein has product MGLAFTKSAKKPSSFDTGNTLLVPFEFALGLQEQDSIENMLSIVAEGSWLVVIRVEGRELVPIDNLAPESTTREPHERPDPSAQEDPSAPTWTETPCSPKEPQVSINPAPTPHFYVEPLTIVPPEMRSLSEEENEDNEEDYDNMALASFISVRSRKTPPKEPTNKRTTTRLQKKEALESVLKKNKEEKKKRRLVKGGKLVNEEVVPPAFVIDIDDEVNEEHDSLVRKSSKKPTVLRSRKESSVSVMDFSNVGIEESGEKVTKKSGEKESDEKGSEKSVCEKVSEKSTDKGKSVRKSVKRKAGANKEPGSSKKAKVGVTKDVGRKNLRNQKWTHFFTNESPKVYEVEVRIFYANFFTIEDENICINVNGVDFVIDEVVLGTISGVPTGGISSIEGTCSQNFRNAILKDNAVQQGERVHKKALLLVYILIFEMVNKVLLPHAERHSTTSRADLFLREALDACTTINLTCLVIEHMKKVADFMDGNHGFPYGLLLTKVFELFKVPLRKTKVGTRKQSFSMTNLEECECIDKREGVGSNSTISQLIEAQNIITEEIRKLKSRNAIIEGQLSQATKAPGSSSSQGTKVARLTKENVDLRK; this is encoded by the exons ATGGGGCTCGCATTTACAAAATCTGCCAAGAAACCTAGTTCCTTTGACACAG GTAATACTCTTCTTGTGCCTTTTGAGTTTGCTTTGGGATTACAAGAACAAGATTCTATAGAGAATATGTTGTCAATAGTTGCCGAGGGAAGTTGGTTGGTGGTTATAAGG GTAGAGGGTAGGGAACTGGTGCCTATCGATAATTTGGCACCTGAAAGTACTACTAGGGAACCGCATGAGAGACCTGATCCCTCCGCCCAAGAGGATCCCTCTGCTCCTACTTGGACTGAAACCCCATGTTCTCCAAAAGAACCCCAGGTCAGTATTAATCCCGCTCCCACTCCTCATTTCTATGTTGAACCATTGACTATTGTTCCTCCTGAAATGAGATCTCTATCTGAGGAAGAGAATGAAGACAATGAGGAAGACTATGACAATATGGCTCTTGCAAGCTTCATTAGTGTTAGGAGTAGAAAGACACCTCCCAAGGAGCCCACTAATAAAAGGACTACTACTAGGTTGCAAAAGAAGGAGGCTCTTGAATCAGTtctaaagaaaaacaaagaagaaaagaagaagaggagattgGTGAAGGGTGGAAAGCTTGTGAATGAGGAAGTAGTGCCTCCAGCATTTGTTATTGACATTGATGATGAGGTGAATGAGGAACACGATTCCTTAGTTCGTAAGTCCTCCAAGAAACCTACTGTTCTAAGATCTAGGAAGGAGTCATCTGTGAGTGTGATGGATTTTAGCAATGTTGGGATTGAAGAGTCTGGTGAGAAAGTGACTAAAAAGTCTGGTGAGAAAGAGTCTGATGAGAAGGGGTCTGAGAAATCTGTGTGTGAGAAGGTGTCTGAGAAGTCTACAGACAAAGGGAAAAGTGTGAGAAAGTCAGTGAAAAGGAAGGCTGGCGCCaataaggaacctggttcctccaAGAAGGCCAAGGTTGGAGTGACCAAAGATGTAGGAAGGAAAAATCTGAGAAATCAGAAG TGGACACATTTCTTCACAAATGAGAGTCCCAAAGTGTATGAGGTAGAGGTGCGTATTTTCTATGCTAACTTTTTCACAATAGAGGATGAAAATATCTGCATAAATGTAAATGGTGTTGACTTTGTGATTGATGAGGTTGTATTGGGAACCATTTCTGGAGTGCCTACTGGTGGCATATCCTCCATTGAGGGGACCTGTTCTCAAAACTTCCGAAATGCCATATTGAAGGATAATGCAGTACAGCAAGGGGAACGGGTACACAAGAAGGCCCTCCTTCTAGTGTACATACTTATATTTGAAATGGTGAACAAAGTTCTGCTCCCACATGCAGAGAGACATTCCACTACGTCAAGAGCAGACTTGTTTCTCAGGGAAGCATTGGATGCCTGCACCACTATAAACCTGACTTGTCTCGTGATAGAGCATATGAAGAAGGTGGCAGATTTTATGGATGGTAATCATGGGTTTCCTTATGGGCTCCTACTCACTAAAGTATTTGAATTGTTCAAAGTCCCTTTGAGAAAGACTAAAGTGGGAACTCGCAAGCAATCATTCTCCATGACCAACTTAGAAGAATGTGAGTGCATTGATAAGAGAGAAGGGGTTGGCAGTAATTCTACTATCTCTCAACTGATTGAAGCTCAAAATATTATCACCGAAGAGATAAGGAAGTTGAAGTCAAGGAATGCCATTATCGAAGGTCAGCTTAGTCAGGCCACGAAGGCACCTGGTTCTAGCAGTTCACAAGGCACAAAGGTTGCCCGTCTGACCAAGGAAAACGTTGATCTCCGGAAATAG
- the LOC138890228 gene encoding uncharacterized mitochondrial protein AtMg00810-like has product MTNGKTDMMSQIKELSEDNAASSSMEPGNPITTTEVEERVVDAVQGTPLAHERRTQENQSNVYVDDINFGATTDSLCEEFAKLMGSDFEMSMMGELNFFLGLQIKQSIKATRLDIDETVPPVNQTMHRGIIGSLLYLTASRPDIVFSMGLCARFQSNPKESHLKAAKRILRYLKGTHDLVLYYPSGDNFNLIGYADADYAGYLLDRKSTSLMAHFLGSCLISWGTRKQNSVALSIVEAEYVAATSCCAQLLWIKRKLEDFGGTH; this is encoded by the exons atgacaaatggaaagacAGATATGATGAGCCAAATAAAAGAACTGAGTGAAGACAATGCTGCCTCATCTTCAATGGAACCAGGTAATccaattacaaccactgaagttgaagaaagagtggttgatgcagttcagggTACTCCACTAGCACATGAGAGAAGAACAcaggaaaaccagtcaaat gtctatgttgatgatatcaatTTTGGGGCAACAACTGattctctgtgtgaagaatttgcaaaactcatgggaagcgactttgaaatgagtatgatgggggaactgaatttcttcttgggtcttcaaatAAAACAGTCCATAAAGG CCACTCGACTGGACATAGATGAAACTGTGCctcctgtgaatcaaaccatGCATAGAGGCATcattgggtctcttctctatctcacTGCCAGTAGACCTGATATTGTCTTCAGTATGGGGCTATGcgcaaggtttcaatcaaatcccaaggaatctcatttgaaggctgccaaaagaattcTGAGATATCTTAAAGGAACACATGACCTAGTTCTTTATTATCCCTCAGGTGACAATTTTAATCTCATTGGATATGCTGATGcagactatgcaggttatcttttGGATAGGAAAAGCACTTCCCTAATGGCTCACTTCCTAGGTTCATGTCTCatctcttggggcacaaggaagcaaaactcagtggctctttcaatagttgaagcagaatatgtagccGCAACATCCTGCTGTGCTCAACTTTTATGGATTAAGCGGAAACTGGAGGACTTTGGGGGTACTCACTGa